Proteins found in one Triticum aestivum cultivar Chinese Spring chromosome 4D, IWGSC CS RefSeq v2.1, whole genome shotgun sequence genomic segment:
- the LOC123099067 gene encoding uncharacterized protein has translation MPSSRAPPQQLGRWKSFDVACRHQQPELLRCIVGGGIAAKQRPWRGAMVSTTTTAGEPGGAAGDKKRRSSTNAGAATHERVDGRHTRATAGGAARRRRRSCNGALDADGGAAMELLGAGGAAAMELLGAGDGATMERSTPTTELQWSCAAQATELQWSARRRRRSCNGAARRRRRSCNGALDADDGAAGAGGGAAMELLDTGGGAAMELLLEICPRGNNKMGIIIFPCS, from the exons ATGCCGAGCAGCCGAGCACCACCACAACAGCTAGGAAGATGGAAGAGCTTTGACGTCGCCTGTCGGCACCAACAGCCGGAGCTCCTCCGTTGCATAGTTGGAGGCGGCATAGCTGCAAAGCAGCGCCCATGGAGGGGAGCCATGGTGAGCACCACCACAACAGCGGGGGAACCGGGAGGTGCTGCCGGCGATAAGAAACGGCGCTCGTCGACGAACGCTGGTGCTGCAACGCACGAACGCGTCGACGGCCGCCA TACTCGAGCGACAGCGGGGGGAGCTGCTCGGCGCAGGCGACGAAGCTGCAATGGAGCGCTCGACGCCGACGGCGGAGCTGCAATGGAGCTGCTCGGTGCGGGTGGCGCAGCTGCAATGGAGCTGCTCGGCGCAGGTGACGGAGCTACAATGGAGCGCTCGACGCCGACGACGGAGCTGCAATGGAGCTGCGCGGCGCAGGCGACGGAGCTGCAATGGAGCGCTCGACGCCGACGACGGAGCTGCAATGGAGCTGCGCGGCGCAGGCGACGGAGCTGCAATGGAGCGCTCGACGCCGACGACGGAGCTGCTGGCGCAGGCGGCGGAGCTGCAATGGAGCTGCTTGACACAGGCGGCGGAGCTGCAATGGagctgctgttggaaatatgccctagaggcaataataaaatgggtattattatatttccttgttcatga
- the LOC123099065 gene encoding mitochondrial inner membrane protein OXA1-like isoform X2 — MAFSARRSLATSLSRHLTRRLHPSLSHLVPSSHRDDNHENASSSSTAPRFPTQQAPPHFLSGDLRRRARSQGLAVPLPFGAHLAAHRSFSTSSPGPQIDGILTDPAAGQMDVAAGVLSDAAAAVAPAFPLPFPGEVAAAAADSFPPVAALQYAIDAVHSFTGLNWWASIAVTTILIRTVTIPLLVNQLKSTMKLNAMRPEIEAINMEMRNSMDPQSMLEGKRKLGELFTKRGVNPLTPLKGLFIQGPIFMSFFFAIQNMVEKVPSLKGGGAYWFTDLTTPDELYILPVLTSVTFLATVELNMQEGMEGNPMLQTMKKFSRILALMTIPFTMHFPKAIFCYWVTANLFSLGYGFAVRYFLNLPEVVPQPEAAQVSTFNLFEAPKPVSAVDTPTGNNGDSPTGNNGDSPTAANGSEQSNAELSDRVVFLEKKIAELERRAKARGESQE, encoded by the exons atgGCCTTCTCCGCGCGGAGGAGCCTCGCCACCAGCCTCTCCCGCCACCTCACCCGCCGCCtccacccctccctctcccacctcgtCCCCTCCTCCCACCGCGACGACAACCACGAgaacgcctcctcctcctccaccgccccccGGTTCCCCACCCAGCAAGCCCCCCCGCacttcctctccggcgacctccgtcGGCGCGCGAGATCCCAGGGCCTGGCCGTCCCCCTCCCCTTCGGCGCCCACCTCGCGGCCCACCgcagcttctccacctcctccccCGGACCGCAGATCGATGGGATCCTCACCGACCCCGCGGCCGGCCAGATGGACGTCGCGGCGGGCGTCCTCTCCGACGCTGCGGCCGCGGTCGCGCCCGCCTTCCCGTTGCCCTTCCCGGGCgaagtggccgccgccgccgcagactCGTTCCCCCCCGTCGCGGCACTGCAGTACGCCATCGACGCCGTCCATTCGTTCACCGGGCTCAACTG GTGGGCTTCTATTGCGGTGACGACTATCTTGATCCGAACGGTGACCATCCCGCTGCTTGTGAACCAGCTCAAGTCCACGATGAAGTTGAAT GCAATGAGGCCAGAAATTGAGGCAATCAACATGGAAATGCGTAAT TCAATGGATCCACAATCGATGCTAGAGGGGAAAAGGAAATTGGGCGAGCTATTCACAAA GCGTGGTGTTAATCCATTGACACCGTTAAAGGGTTTATTCATCCAAGGGCCTATATTCATGAGCTTTTTCTTCGCT ATACAAAACATGGTGGAGAAAGTCCCTTCTTTGAAAGGAGGTGGAGCATATTGGTTTACTGATTTGACAACTCCTGATGAACTTTACATCCTCCCAGTGTTGACATCAGTGACATTCTTGGCTACGGTGGAG CTCAATATGCAAGAAGGTATGGAGGGAAATCCTATGCTGCAAACGATGAAGAAGTTCTCTAGAATATTGGCTCTTATGACTATACCATTTACAATGCACTTTCCCAAG GCAATTTTCTGTTACTGGGTAACGGCAAACTTGTTCTCTCTTGGGTATGGTTTTG CCGTAAGGTATTTCTTGAATCTTCCAGAGGTTGTACCACAGCCCGAAGCTGCGCAAGTGTCGACCTTCAACCTTTTCGAGGCACCAAAGCCAGTGTCAGCAGTTGATACACCCACTGGAAACAACGGTGATTCACCCACTGGAAATAACGGTGATTCACCCACCGCAGCCAACGGGTCAGAGCAGTCTAATGCCGAGCTAAGCGATCGGGTTGTGTTTCTTGAGAAGAAGATTGCAGAACTTGAGAGGCGGGCTAAAGCTAGAGGCGAATCTCAAGAGTAA
- the LOC123099065 gene encoding mitochondrial inner membrane protein OXA1-like isoform X3 produces the protein MAFSARRSLATSLSRHLTRRLHPSLSHLVPSSHRDDNHENASSSSTAPRFPTQQAPPHFLSGDLRRRARSQGLAVPLPFGAHLAAHRSFSTSSPGPQIDGILTDPAAGQMDVAAGVLSDAAAAVAPAFPLPFPGEVAAAAADSFPPVAALQYAIDAVHSFTGLNWWASIAVTTILIRTVTIPLLVNQLKSTMKLNAMRPEIEAINMEMRNSMDPQSMLEGKRKLGELFTKRGVNPLTPLKGLFIQGPIFMSFFFAIQNMVEKVPSLKGGGAYWFTDLTTPDELYILPVLTSVTFLATVELNMQEGMEGNPMLQTMKKFSRILALMTIPFTMHFPKAIFCYWVTANLFSLGYGFDSRKVFLESSRGCTTARSCASVDLQPFRGTKASVSS, from the exons atgGCCTTCTCCGCGCGGAGGAGCCTCGCCACCAGCCTCTCCCGCCACCTCACCCGCCGCCtccacccctccctctcccacctcgtCCCCTCCTCCCACCGCGACGACAACCACGAgaacgcctcctcctcctccaccgccccccGGTTCCCCACCCAGCAAGCCCCCCCGCacttcctctccggcgacctccgtcGGCGCGCGAGATCCCAGGGCCTGGCCGTCCCCCTCCCCTTCGGCGCCCACCTCGCGGCCCACCgcagcttctccacctcctccccCGGACCGCAGATCGATGGGATCCTCACCGACCCCGCGGCCGGCCAGATGGACGTCGCGGCGGGCGTCCTCTCCGACGCTGCGGCCGCGGTCGCGCCCGCCTTCCCGTTGCCCTTCCCGGGCgaagtggccgccgccgccgcagactCGTTCCCCCCCGTCGCGGCACTGCAGTACGCCATCGACGCCGTCCATTCGTTCACCGGGCTCAACTG GTGGGCTTCTATTGCGGTGACGACTATCTTGATCCGAACGGTGACCATCCCGCTGCTTGTGAACCAGCTCAAGTCCACGATGAAGTTGAAT GCAATGAGGCCAGAAATTGAGGCAATCAACATGGAAATGCGTAAT TCAATGGATCCACAATCGATGCTAGAGGGGAAAAGGAAATTGGGCGAGCTATTCACAAA GCGTGGTGTTAATCCATTGACACCGTTAAAGGGTTTATTCATCCAAGGGCCTATATTCATGAGCTTTTTCTTCGCT ATACAAAACATGGTGGAGAAAGTCCCTTCTTTGAAAGGAGGTGGAGCATATTGGTTTACTGATTTGACAACTCCTGATGAACTTTACATCCTCCCAGTGTTGACATCAGTGACATTCTTGGCTACGGTGGAG CTCAATATGCAAGAAGGTATGGAGGGAAATCCTATGCTGCAAACGATGAAGAAGTTCTCTAGAATATTGGCTCTTATGACTATACCATTTACAATGCACTTTCCCAAG GCAATTTTCTGTTACTGGGTAACGGCAAACTTGTTCTCTCTTGGGTATGGTTTTG ACAGCCGTAAGGTATTTCTTGAATCTTCCAGAGGTTGTACCACAGCCCGAAGCTGCGCAAGTGTCGACCTTCAACCTTTTCGAGGCACCAAAGCCAGTGTCAGCAGTTGA
- the LOC123099065 gene encoding mitochondrial inner membrane protein OXA1-like isoform X1 yields MAFSARRSLATSLSRHLTRRLHPSLSHLVPSSHRDDNHENASSSSTAPRFPTQQAPPHFLSGDLRRRARSQGLAVPLPFGAHLAAHRSFSTSSPGPQIDGILTDPAAGQMDVAAGVLSDAAAAVAPAFPLPFPGEVAAAAADSFPPVAALQYAIDAVHSFTGLNWWASIAVTTILIRTVTIPLLVNQLKSTMKLNAMRPEIEAINMEMRNSMDPQSMLEGKRKLGELFTKRGVNPLTPLKGLFIQGPIFMSFFFAIQNMVEKVPSLKGGGAYWFTDLTTPDELYILPVLTSVTFLATVELNMQEGMEGNPMLQTMKKFSRILALMTIPFTMHFPKAIFCYWVTANLFSLGYGFALRKTAVRYFLNLPEVVPQPEAAQVSTFNLFEAPKPVSAVDTPTGNNGDSPTGNNGDSPTAANGSEQSNAELSDRVVFLEKKIAELERRAKARGESQE; encoded by the exons atgGCCTTCTCCGCGCGGAGGAGCCTCGCCACCAGCCTCTCCCGCCACCTCACCCGCCGCCtccacccctccctctcccacctcgtCCCCTCCTCCCACCGCGACGACAACCACGAgaacgcctcctcctcctccaccgccccccGGTTCCCCACCCAGCAAGCCCCCCCGCacttcctctccggcgacctccgtcGGCGCGCGAGATCCCAGGGCCTGGCCGTCCCCCTCCCCTTCGGCGCCCACCTCGCGGCCCACCgcagcttctccacctcctccccCGGACCGCAGATCGATGGGATCCTCACCGACCCCGCGGCCGGCCAGATGGACGTCGCGGCGGGCGTCCTCTCCGACGCTGCGGCCGCGGTCGCGCCCGCCTTCCCGTTGCCCTTCCCGGGCgaagtggccgccgccgccgcagactCGTTCCCCCCCGTCGCGGCACTGCAGTACGCCATCGACGCCGTCCATTCGTTCACCGGGCTCAACTG GTGGGCTTCTATTGCGGTGACGACTATCTTGATCCGAACGGTGACCATCCCGCTGCTTGTGAACCAGCTCAAGTCCACGATGAAGTTGAAT GCAATGAGGCCAGAAATTGAGGCAATCAACATGGAAATGCGTAAT TCAATGGATCCACAATCGATGCTAGAGGGGAAAAGGAAATTGGGCGAGCTATTCACAAA GCGTGGTGTTAATCCATTGACACCGTTAAAGGGTTTATTCATCCAAGGGCCTATATTCATGAGCTTTTTCTTCGCT ATACAAAACATGGTGGAGAAAGTCCCTTCTTTGAAAGGAGGTGGAGCATATTGGTTTACTGATTTGACAACTCCTGATGAACTTTACATCCTCCCAGTGTTGACATCAGTGACATTCTTGGCTACGGTGGAG CTCAATATGCAAGAAGGTATGGAGGGAAATCCTATGCTGCAAACGATGAAGAAGTTCTCTAGAATATTGGCTCTTATGACTATACCATTTACAATGCACTTTCCCAAG GCAATTTTCTGTTACTGGGTAACGGCAAACTTGTTCTCTCTTGGGTATGGTTTTG CTCTCCGGAAGACAGCCGTAAGGTATTTCTTGAATCTTCCAGAGGTTGTACCACAGCCCGAAGCTGCGCAAGTGTCGACCTTCAACCTTTTCGAGGCACCAAAGCCAGTGTCAGCAGTTGATACACCCACTGGAAACAACGGTGATTCACCCACTGGAAATAACGGTGATTCACCCACCGCAGCCAACGGGTCAGAGCAGTCTAATGCCGAGCTAAGCGATCGGGTTGTGTTTCTTGAGAAGAAGATTGCAGAACTTGAGAGGCGGGCTAAAGCTAGAGGCGAATCTCAAGAGTAA